From one Rhodovulum sp. ES.010 genomic stretch:
- a CDS encoding YaiI/YqxD family protein, which yields MSRIFVDADACPVKAEALRVAERHGAEIHYVANGGLRPVDHPLARMVYVPDGPDEADKWIAERAGPGDVVVTADVPLAAKCVGQGARVLNHNGEPFTEANIGQKLASRDLMADLRAADPFRQGGGRAFSKADRSRFLDGLERVLRAAGRGG from the coding sequence GTGAGCCGCATCTTCGTCGATGCCGACGCCTGCCCGGTGAAGGCGGAGGCGCTGCGCGTGGCCGAGCGGCACGGGGCCGAGATTCACTATGTGGCCAATGGCGGTTTGCGCCCGGTGGACCACCCGCTGGCCCGCATGGTCTATGTCCCCGACGGCCCGGACGAGGCGGACAAGTGGATCGCCGAGCGCGCCGGGCCGGGCGATGTGGTCGTGACGGCCGACGTGCCGCTTGCCGCGAAATGCGTCGGCCAGGGCGCGCGGGTGCTGAACCACAATGGCGAGCCCTTCACCGAGGCCAATATCGGCCAGAAACTCGCCAGCCGCGACCTGATGGCCGACCTGCGCGCCGCCGACCCGTTCCGGCAGGGCGGGGGGCGGGCCTTCTCGAAGGCCGACCGTTCGCGGTTCCTCGACGGGCTGGAACGCGTGCTCCGGGCCGCCGGCCGGGGCGGATGA
- a CDS encoding HAD family phosphatase produces MPIDAVVFDIGRVLIDWQPEAFFDRRIGADRRRALFAEVDLYGMNLSVDHGADLGGAVEALAAQHPGWAAEIRLWQSHWLEMASPAIPGSVALLKALRARGVPVFALTNFGTDTYEIARRAYPFFDLFDRAFVSARLGVVKPDPAIYAVLERETGIAPERLIFTDDRPENIAAAARRGWQTHLFEAAESWVARLVEAGVPGADEVTHHA; encoded by the coding sequence ATGCCCATCGACGCCGTCGTCTTCGACATCGGCCGGGTGCTGATCGACTGGCAGCCCGAGGCCTTTTTCGACCGCCGCATCGGCGCCGACCGGCGCCGCGCGCTGTTCGCCGAGGTCGACCTGTACGGCATGAACCTGTCGGTCGATCACGGTGCGGACCTTGGCGGGGCGGTGGAGGCGTTGGCCGCGCAGCACCCGGGCTGGGCGGCCGAAATCCGGCTGTGGCAGAGCCACTGGCTGGAGATGGCGAGCCCGGCCATCCCGGGTTCGGTCGCGCTGCTGAAGGCTCTGAGGGCGCGCGGCGTGCCGGTCTTCGCGCTGACGAATTTCGGCACCGACACCTACGAAATCGCGCGGCGCGCCTATCCGTTCTTCGACCTGTTCGACCGGGCCTTCGTCTCGGCGCGTCTCGGCGTCGTCAAGCCCGACCCGGCGATCTACGCGGTCCTCGAACGCGAAACCGGCATCGCGCCCGAAAGGCTGATCTTCACCGACGACCGGCCCGAGAACATCGCCGCCGCGGCCCGGCGCGGCTGGCAGACGCATCTCTTCGAGGCGGCGGAAAGCTGGGTGGCCCGGCTGGTCGAGGCGGGCGTGCCGGGCGCCGACGAGGTGACGCACCATGCCTGA
- a CDS encoding ornithine cyclodeaminase family protein produces MPEIIGFEEGERILTWQGLCAAFEAGHALPRAEIADTFLYRGPDTLLSRAAWIDGLGIAVKSATIFPGNPTDGKPAVNGGVSLYSDRDGTLSAIIDFHLVTKWKTAGDSLFAATKLARPDSERILIVGAGTVAHALYEAYSGAFPDARFAVWNRSAAGAERLASAFPDVRVTGDLEAAVREADIVTSATMATQPLIRGAWLRPGQHLDLIGAFRPDMREADDTALQRARVFVDSRDTTLGHIGELRIPLEQGAIAETDIVADYYDLGSGAFARRSDDEITLFKNGGGAHLDLMTCAHILDAWRGR; encoded by the coding sequence ATGCCTGAGATCATCGGTTTCGAAGAGGGCGAGCGCATCCTGACCTGGCAGGGCCTTTGCGCGGCGTTCGAGGCGGGCCATGCCCTGCCGCGCGCCGAGATCGCCGACACGTTCCTCTACCGCGGGCCGGACACGCTGCTTTCGCGCGCGGCCTGGATCGACGGGCTGGGCATCGCGGTGAAGTCGGCGACGATCTTTCCGGGCAACCCGACCGACGGCAAGCCCGCGGTGAACGGCGGCGTCAGTCTCTATTCCGACCGTGACGGCACGCTGAGCGCCATCATCGACTTTCACCTCGTCACCAAGTGGAAGACCGCAGGCGACAGCCTTTTCGCGGCCACCAAGCTCGCTCGGCCGGACAGTGAGCGCATTCTGATCGTCGGGGCGGGAACGGTCGCCCATGCGCTTTACGAGGCGTATTCCGGTGCTTTTCCGGATGCGCGGTTCGCCGTCTGGAACCGCTCGGCGGCGGGTGCGGAACGGCTGGCCTCGGCCTTTCCGGATGTCCGGGTCACGGGCGATCTGGAGGCCGCGGTGCGCGAGGCCGACATCGTGACCTCCGCGACCATGGCGACACAGCCGCTGATCCGCGGCGCCTGGTTGCGGCCGGGGCAGCATCTCGACCTGATCGGCGCCTTCCGCCCGGACATGCGCGAAGCCGACGACACGGCGCTGCAACGCGCCCGCGTTTTCGTCGACAGCCGCGATACGACGCTGGGCCATATCGGCGAATTGAGGATCCCGCTCGAGCAAGGCGCCATCGCCGAAACCGACATCGTGGCCGACTATTACGATCTTGGCTCGGGGGCCTTCGCCCGCCGGTCCGACGACGAGATCACGCTGTTCAAGAACGGCGGTGGCGCGCATCTCGACCTGATGACCTGTGCCCATATCCTGGACGCCTGGCGCGGGCGATGA
- a CDS encoding alpha/beta fold hydrolase — protein MTWAFGLLALAVLAWALAERRRRPMDRAARAAAPGRIADLPSGGTHYRWDGPTEGPVAVVIHGISIGSSFMDEVAAILAGMGFRVLRYDLYGRGLSDRPGGAQDRAFFVGQLRALLDYLGFDGPVTLVGHSMGGAIATAFAAEASHRVNRLVLLTAAGLGERTPLLFKLVRDVPVVGDWLMRVGGGLAIRRIARTLGRDQGISGEVIEAQCAETRYRGFLPAILSSLRHFLRDDLAVDHRKVARTGLPVLAMWAEEDEVILRSVPGRLAEINRDAMQVVVPGATHALPVTHVRDIREALREFLRAI, from the coding sequence ATGACCTGGGCCTTCGGGCTTCTTGCGCTCGCCGTGCTTGCCTGGGCGCTGGCCGAGCGGCGGCGTCGGCCGATGGATCGGGCGGCGCGTGCGGCTGCACCGGGGCGGATCGCCGATCTGCCCTCGGGGGGTACGCATTACCGCTGGGACGGCCCGACCGAGGGCCCGGTGGCCGTCGTGATCCACGGCATTTCCATCGGCAGTTCCTTCATGGACGAGGTCGCCGCGATCCTGGCGGGCATGGGGTTCCGGGTGCTTCGCTACGACCTTTACGGGCGCGGCCTGTCCGACCGGCCCGGGGGCGCGCAGGACCGGGCCTTTTTCGTGGGCCAGTTGCGGGCGCTTCTGGACTATCTCGGGTTCGACGGCCCGGTGACGCTCGTGGGGCATTCGATGGGCGGGGCGATCGCCACCGCCTTTGCCGCCGAAGCCTCGCACCGCGTGAACCGGCTGGTCTTGCTCACGGCCGCGGGCCTGGGCGAGCGGACGCCGCTTCTCTTCAAGCTGGTGCGCGACGTGCCGGTGGTGGGCGACTGGCTGATGCGGGTGGGCGGCGGGCTGGCGATCCGGCGGATCGCGCGGACGCTGGGCCGCGATCAGGGTATCTCCGGCGAGGTCATCGAGGCCCAGTGCGCGGAGACGCGTTACCGCGGCTTCCTGCCCGCGATCCTGTCGAGCCTGCGCCATTTCTTGCGCGACGATCTGGCCGTTGACCACCGCAAGGTCGCCCGCACCGGTCTCCCCGTGCTCGCCATGTGGGCGGAGGAGGACGAAGTGATCCTGCGGTCGGTGCCGGGCCGTCTGGCCGAGATCAACCGCGACGCGATGCAGGTCGTCGTGCCCGGTGCCACCCATGCCTTGCCGGTCACGCATGTCAGGGACATTCGCGAGGCCCTGAGGGAGTTCCTGCGCGCGATCTGA
- the zapE gene encoding cell division protein ZapE: protein MGTSLRHLYDQRVEAGELRPDPAQIAALGPLDRIRQALECPPPRPRAGLFRKPPPPKAERGLYLWGGVGRGKSMLMDFFCANVAVEGKRRVHFHAFMQEVHSGLHAARSGGAGDALKPVAAEMFKDLRLLCLDEMQITDITDAMIVGRLFELMFGAGVTVVTTSNRVPGDLYKDGLQRDRFVPFIRLIEERLEVMHLASPTDYRQNRLTGADVYFTPADRLAREAMSEIWEDFTGGAGGPLVLRVQGRDVEIPRFHNGVARASFWDLCAKPLGPADYLAVAEAVRVLILEDIPRLSSENYNEARRFVTLIDALYEARVRLIASAADVPESLYLEGEGSFEFERTASRLREMQAADWGRG, encoded by the coding sequence ATGGGCACGAGCTTGCGCCACCTTTACGATCAGCGCGTCGAGGCCGGGGAGTTGCGTCCCGACCCCGCGCAGATCGCCGCGCTGGGGCCTCTGGATCGCATCCGGCAGGCGCTGGAGTGCCCGCCGCCGCGTCCCCGGGCCGGGCTGTTCCGCAAGCCCCCGCCGCCCAAGGCCGAACGCGGGCTATACCTCTGGGGGGGTGTGGGGCGCGGCAAGTCCATGCTGATGGACTTCTTCTGCGCCAATGTTGCGGTCGAGGGGAAGCGTCGCGTCCATTTCCACGCCTTCATGCAGGAGGTGCATTCGGGGCTGCACGCCGCACGGTCGGGCGGTGCAGGCGACGCGCTGAAGCCGGTGGCGGCGGAGATGTTCAAGGACCTGCGCCTGCTTTGCCTTGACGAGATGCAGATCACCGACATCACCGACGCGATGATCGTGGGGCGGTTGTTCGAGCTGATGTTCGGGGCGGGCGTCACGGTTGTGACGACGTCGAACCGGGTGCCGGGCGATCTTTACAAGGACGGGCTGCAGCGGGACCGGTTCGTGCCCTTCATCCGGCTGATCGAGGAGCGGCTGGAGGTGATGCACCTCGCCTCGCCCACCGATTACCGGCAGAACAGGCTGACCGGGGCGGATGTCTATTTCACGCCCGCAGACCGCCTGGCCCGCGAGGCTATGTCGGAGATCTGGGAGGATTTCACCGGCGGCGCGGGCGGACCGCTGGTGCTGCGGGTGCAGGGGCGCGACGTCGAGATACCGCGCTTTCACAACGGGGTGGCGCGGGCGAGTTTCTGGGACCTCTGTGCCAAGCCGCTGGGGCCGGCGGACTACCTAGCCGTCGCCGAGGCGGTGCGGGTTCTGATCCTCGAGGATATTCCGCGGCTGTCCTCCGAGAATTACAACGAGGCGCGGCGCTTCGTGACGCTGATCGACGCGCTCTATGAGGCACGGGTGCGCCTGATCGCGTCTGCGGCGGACGTGCCGGAATCGCTCTATCTCGAAGGGGAAGGCTCGTTCGAGTTCGAGCGCACGGCCAGCCGGCTGCGCGAGATGCAGGCCGCCGATTGGGGACGGGGGTGA
- a CDS encoding folylpolyglutamate synthase/dihydrofolate synthase family protein, producing the protein MSGAESDAILARMMALHPKIIDLTLDRVWRLLGALDHPERRLAPVIHIAGTNGKGSTLAMIRAGLEGAGLRVQAYTSPHLARFHERIRLADGLISEAALTEVLDEFERANGRAAITYFEITTCAALLAFARDPADFCLLEVGLGGRLDATNVIDAPRLTVITPVALDHQQFLGETLPQIAFEKAGIIKRSVPCVVGPQEEAALEVIEAQATRMGAPLLAHGQHWHVWEERGRLVFQDERGLLDLPMPRLIGAHQVQNAGIALAALRALDMNEAPCEAAMARAEWPARLQRLRQGPLVEGAGRAELWLDGGHNPAAGEALAEALTRLAPRPLHLVCGMLNTKDVGGFMRPLAQIAESLTAVSIPGEAATLPAEITAEAARAAGLSARTAESVRAAVARIAAEVPNARILICGSLYLAGRVLGENG; encoded by the coding sequence GTGAGCGGGGCCGAAAGCGACGCCATCCTCGCGCGGATGATGGCGTTGCATCCCAAGATCATCGACCTGACGCTGGACCGGGTCTGGCGCCTGCTGGGCGCGCTCGATCACCCCGAGCGGCGGCTCGCGCCGGTGATCCACATCGCGGGAACCAACGGCAAGGGCTCGACGCTGGCGATGATCCGCGCGGGGTTGGAGGGCGCGGGGCTGCGCGTGCAGGCCTACACCTCGCCCCATCTCGCGCGGTTCCACGAACGCATAAGGCTGGCCGACGGGCTGATTTCCGAGGCCGCGCTGACGGAAGTGCTGGACGAGTTCGAGCGCGCCAATGGCAGGGCGGCGATCACCTATTTCGAGATCACCACCTGCGCCGCGCTCCTGGCCTTCGCCCGCGACCCCGCCGACTTCTGCTTGCTGGAGGTCGGTCTTGGGGGACGCCTGGACGCAACCAACGTGATCGACGCGCCCCGGCTGACCGTCATCACGCCTGTCGCTCTCGATCACCAGCAATTCCTCGGCGAGACACTGCCGCAGATCGCCTTCGAGAAGGCCGGCATCATCAAACGCAGCGTGCCCTGCGTGGTCGGCCCCCAAGAAGAGGCGGCGCTGGAGGTGATCGAGGCGCAGGCCACGCGCATGGGCGCGCCGCTTCTGGCCCACGGCCAGCACTGGCATGTCTGGGAGGAACGCGGACGGCTCGTCTTCCAGGACGAGCGGGGGCTGCTCGACCTGCCGATGCCGCGGCTCATCGGCGCCCACCAGGTGCAGAACGCCGGGATCGCGCTGGCCGCGCTACGCGCGCTGGACATGAACGAGGCCCCCTGCGAGGCCGCCATGGCCCGCGCCGAATGGCCCGCCCGCCTGCAACGCCTGCGCCAAGGGCCGCTGGTCGAGGGCGCGGGCCGGGCGGAGCTCTGGCTCGACGGCGGGCACAACCCCGCGGCCGGCGAAGCGCTGGCCGAGGCGCTGACGCGCTTGGCGCCGCGCCCGCTGCACCTGGTCTGCGGCATGCTGAACACGAAGGATGTCGGGGGGTTCATGCGCCCGCTGGCGCAAATCGCCGAAAGCCTGACCGCGGTGTCGATCCCCGGCGAGGCTGCGACGCTGCCCGCCGAGATAACGGCCGAGGCCGCGCGCGCGGCGGGTCTGTCCGCACGAACCGCCGAGAGCGTCCGCGCGGCCGTTGCGCGGATCGCCGCAGAGGTCCCGAACGCGCGCATCCTGATCTGCGGCTCGCTCTACCTCGCAGGCCGCGTTCTGGGCGAGAACGGCTGA
- the accD gene encoding acetyl-CoA carboxylase, carboxyltransferase subunit beta: MNWINNYVRPKINSLFSRREMPENLWSKCDACGTMLFHRELSDNLNVCTACGHHMGISPRDRFITLFDGGIFAEVPVPQPVADPLQFRDQKKYPDRMRAAQKASGEKEAMLVAEGEIGRTPVVAAAQDFGFMGGSMGMYVGNAIIAGIDRAVELKRPFILFSAAGGARMQEGILSLMQMPRATVAIQMLREAGLPYIVVLTHPTTGGVTASYAMLGDVQIAEPNALICFAGPRVIEQTIREKLPEGFQRAEYLLEHGMLDRVTPRTRLREELITITRMLMGLPPAVIADLPPPASFSHGPEKAADQDTENAEPLRKTAPPDADPPEDAKG, from the coding sequence ATGAACTGGATCAACAACTACGTCCGGCCCAAGATCAACTCGCTGTTCTCGCGCCGCGAGATGCCCGAGAACCTCTGGTCGAAATGCGACGCCTGCGGAACGATGCTGTTCCACCGCGAACTCAGCGACAACCTCAACGTCTGCACGGCTTGCGGCCATCACATGGGGATCAGCCCCCGCGACCGGTTCATCACGCTGTTCGACGGCGGCATCTTCGCCGAGGTGCCAGTGCCCCAGCCGGTCGCCGACCCGCTCCAGTTCCGCGACCAGAAGAAATATCCCGACCGGATGCGCGCCGCTCAGAAGGCCAGCGGCGAGAAAGAGGCGATGCTGGTCGCCGAGGGCGAGATCGGGCGCACCCCCGTCGTGGCGGCGGCGCAGGATTTCGGCTTCATGGGCGGGTCGATGGGGATGTATGTCGGCAACGCGATCATCGCCGGAATCGACCGCGCGGTGGAACTCAAGCGCCCGTTCATCCTGTTCTCGGCCGCCGGCGGCGCGCGGATGCAGGAGGGCATCCTCAGCCTGATGCAGATGCCCCGCGCCACCGTGGCGATCCAGATGCTGCGCGAGGCGGGCCTGCCCTACATCGTGGTCCTCACCCACCCCACGACGGGGGGCGTCACCGCCTCTTACGCGATGCTGGGCGACGTGCAGATCGCCGAGCCGAACGCGCTGATCTGCTTTGCCGGGCCACGGGTGATCGAACAGACGATCCGCGAGAAACTGCCCGAAGGCTTCCAGCGGGCGGAATACCTGCTGGAGCACGGCATGCTTGACCGCGTGACGCCGCGCACCAGGCTGCGCGAGGAACTCATCACCATCACCCGGATGCTGATGGGCCTGCCGCCCGCGGTGATCGCCGACCTGCCGCCTCCGGCCAGTTTCAGCCACGGGCCGGAAAAGGCGGCGGACCAGGACACCGAGAACGCCGAACCGCTGCGCAAGACCGCCCCGCCGGATGCAGACCCCCCCGAGGACGCCAAGGGGTGA
- a CDS encoding CPBP family intramembrane glutamic endopeptidase, with protein MRAPLFEAYIEPARLYPELWRLFLGIGVIVLIYAGVFALMLVGAYPVLGPLNYFGWMQGLTQPATPGHTLFILASFLGMGLAVLIATPALHYREPSSLFGPFRDTIRGFFVSIAALIPVYALLLLLGQLVTPLEPNLDPGQWLRLLPLAVILVLVQTGSEELLFRGYLQQQLAARFAWRAVWMGVPALIFTALHFNPMAGGNLVFILLGVLAFALAAADLTEKSGSLGFAMGWHFINNCSSLLLVSVKGTITGLALYVTPFDLSDTAMAPVSFGLDILLILAMWRLLRALI; from the coding sequence ATGCGCGCCCCCCTTTTCGAGGCCTATATCGAGCCCGCCCGCCTTTACCCCGAGCTCTGGCGGCTGTTCCTCGGGATCGGGGTGATCGTGCTGATCTATGCCGGTGTCTTCGCGCTGATGCTGGTGGGCGCCTACCCGGTGCTCGGGCCGCTCAATTACTTCGGCTGGATGCAGGGCCTGACCCAGCCCGCGACGCCCGGCCACACGCTGTTCATTCTGGCAAGCTTCCTCGGCATGGGACTCGCCGTGCTGATCGCGACGCCGGCGTTGCACTACCGCGAACCGAGCAGCCTCTTCGGCCCGTTCCGCGACACGATCCGCGGGTTCTTTGTATCGATCGCGGCTCTGATCCCGGTCTATGCGCTGCTGCTCCTCCTCGGGCAGCTTGTCACGCCGCTGGAGCCCAATCTGGACCCGGGCCAGTGGCTGAGGCTTCTGCCGTTGGCGGTGATCCTGGTGCTGGTGCAGACCGGGTCGGAAGAGCTTCTGTTCCGAGGCTACCTGCAACAGCAACTCGCCGCGCGCTTCGCATGGCGCGCGGTCTGGATGGGCGTACCGGCGCTGATCTTCACCGCGCTGCACTTCAACCCGATGGCGGGAGGGAACCTCGTTTTCATACTGCTCGGCGTGCTCGCCTTCGCGCTGGCCGCCGCCGACCTGACCGAGAAATCGGGCAGCCTGGGGTTCGCCATGGGCTGGCATTTCATCAACAACTGCAGCTCGCTCCTGCTGGTCTCGGTCAAGGGCACGATCACCGGGCTCGCGCTCTACGTCACGCCCTTCGACCTGAGCGACACGGCGATGGCGCCGGTCAGCTTCGGGCTGGACATCCTGTTGATCCTGGCGATGTGGCGGCTGCTGCGCGCGCTGATCTGA
- a CDS encoding CPBP family intramembrane glutamic endopeptidase, whose protein sequence is MRYAPHERLVRPARAQSAPWRLVVGAVVVFAVQIGLVYAAFGVVTMLRGPDLAASIFESIFVSTLTASGALWLLASFLFMIAGTLAATNLLHGRGLVSLTGPPTLAAAQFARVLWALTLLYAVVWALLPTGLELAPKLGLGRWFALLPLAVPAILIQCSAEELFFRGYLQQQLAARFRAPLVWIGLPAALFAWGHYTPDMTGQNASAVALWAGAFSVAAADLTARSGTLGPAIALHFATNASAILFVALPGPVSGLALYTHPMAADDPALMPLLLVDLGVLFVSWLAARVALRV, encoded by the coding sequence ATGCGCTACGCCCCCCATGAACGCCTGGTCCGCCCCGCCCGCGCGCAGTCCGCGCCCTGGCGGCTCGTGGTCGGCGCGGTGGTGGTCTTCGCGGTCCAGATCGGGCTGGTCTACGCCGCCTTCGGCGTGGTGACCATGCTGCGCGGGCCGGACCTCGCCGCCTCGATCTTCGAGAGCATCTTCGTCAGCACCCTGACCGCGAGCGGTGCGCTGTGGCTGCTTGCCTCCTTCCTCTTCATGATCGCGGGCACGCTCGCGGCGACCAACCTGCTGCACGGCCGCGGACTGGTGTCGCTGACCGGCCCGCCCACCCTGGCGGCGGCACAGTTCGCGCGAGTCCTCTGGGCGCTCACGCTGCTCTATGCCGTGGTGTGGGCGCTGTTGCCGACCGGGCTGGAATTGGCGCCCAAACTCGGGCTGGGGCGCTGGTTCGCCCTCCTGCCGCTCGCGGTGCCGGCGATCCTGATCCAGTGCAGCGCGGAGGAACTGTTCTTCCGCGGATACCTTCAACAACAACTGGCCGCGCGGTTCCGCGCGCCGCTCGTCTGGATCGGACTGCCCGCAGCGCTGTTCGCCTGGGGCCACTACACACCGGACATGACGGGGCAGAACGCGTCCGCCGTCGCGCTCTGGGCGGGCGCCTTCTCGGTCGCGGCGGCCGATCTGACCGCGCGGTCGGGCACCCTGGGGCCGGCCATCGCGCTGCACTTCGCGACGAACGCCAGCGCCATTCTCTTCGTCGCGCTTCCCGGCCCGGTCTCCGGGCTCGCGCTCTACACCCACCCGATGGCCGCCGACGACCCGGCGCTGATGCCGCTTCTCCTCGTCGACCTGGGGGTGCTTTTCGTGTCGTGGCTGGCCGCGCGCGTCGCGCTTCGGGTCTGA
- the ilvD gene encoding dihydroxy-acid dehydratase produces MLKRPVDKSRLPSRHVTEGPARAPHRSYYYAMGISEDEIHQPFVGVATCWNEAAPCNIALSRQAQAVKFGVKEAHGTPREFTTITVTDGIAMGHEGMRSSLASREAIADTVELTMRGHCYDALVGLAGCDKSLPGMMMAMVRLNVPSVFIYGGSILPGRHEGRDVTVQDVFEAVGQNQAGNMSEEALIALEKVACPSAGACGGQFTANTMACVSEAIGLALPNSAGAPAPYESRDQYCEASGRAVMDLIEKNIRARDIVTRKSLENAARVVACTGGSTNAGLHLPAIAHEAGIEFDLFDVTDIFRDTPYFVDLKPGGKYVAKDLYEAGGVPVIMKELRKAGLIHEDCITATGRSIGEEIDVVTREADGRVIYPVDAPLSPTGGVVGLKGNLAPEGAIVKVAGMEADAQVFTGPARVFECEEDAFAAVKAREYEEGEVIVIRNEGPAGGPGMREMLATTAALSGQGMGKKVALITDGRFSGATRGFCVGHVGPEAAHGGPIALIRNGDMITIDAVKGELSVALTDEELGARKSDWAGAKDTIYGSGALWKYAQLVGSTRKGAVTHPGANGEKHDYMDL; encoded by the coding sequence ATGCTCAAGCGACCCGTCGACAAGTCCCGCCTGCCCAGCCGCCACGTGACCGAGGGCCCGGCGCGCGCGCCGCACCGGTCCTACTACTACGCGATGGGGATTTCCGAGGACGAGATTCATCAGCCGTTCGTCGGGGTCGCCACCTGCTGGAACGAGGCCGCGCCCTGCAACATCGCGCTGAGCCGTCAGGCCCAGGCCGTGAAGTTCGGCGTCAAGGAGGCGCACGGCACGCCGCGCGAATTCACCACGATCACCGTCACCGACGGCATCGCGATGGGCCACGAGGGGATGCGGTCCTCGCTCGCCTCGCGCGAGGCGATCGCGGATACCGTGGAGCTCACCATGCGCGGACATTGCTATGATGCGCTGGTGGGGCTGGCGGGCTGCGACAAGTCGCTGCCGGGGATGATGATGGCGATGGTGCGGCTGAACGTGCCCAGCGTGTTCATCTACGGCGGCTCGATCCTGCCCGGCCGGCACGAGGGGCGCGACGTCACCGTGCAGGACGTGTTCGAGGCCGTCGGTCAGAACCAGGCCGGCAACATGTCCGAAGAGGCGCTGATCGCGCTGGAAAAGGTCGCCTGCCCGTCCGCGGGGGCCTGCGGCGGCCAGTTCACCGCGAACACCATGGCCTGCGTGTCCGAGGCGATCGGGCTGGCGCTGCCCAACTCGGCCGGCGCGCCCGCGCCCTACGAGAGCCGCGACCAGTATTGCGAGGCGTCGGGCCGCGCGGTGATGGACCTGATCGAGAAGAACATCCGCGCCCGCGACATCGTCACCCGCAAATCGCTGGAGAACGCCGCGCGCGTGGTGGCCTGCACCGGCGGGTCGACCAATGCCGGGCTGCACCTGCCGGCCATCGCGCATGAGGCCGGGATCGAGTTCGACCTGTTCGACGTGACCGACATCTTCCGCGACACGCCCTATTTCGTCGACCTCAAGCCGGGCGGGAAATACGTCGCCAAGGACCTCTACGAGGCGGGCGGCGTGCCGGTCATCATGAAGGAGTTGCGCAAGGCGGGCCTGATCCATGAGGACTGCATCACCGCCACCGGCCGCTCCATCGGCGAGGAGATCGACGTGGTCACGCGCGAGGCCGACGGCCGGGTGATCTATCCGGTCGATGCGCCGCTTTCCCCCACCGGCGGCGTCGTCGGTCTGAAGGGCAATCTCGCCCCCGAGGGCGCCATCGTGAAGGTCGCGGGCATGGAGGCCGACGCCCAGGTCTTCACCGGTCCCGCGCGCGTCTTCGAGTGCGAAGAGGACGCCTTTGCCGCCGTGAAGGCCCGTGAATACGAGGAAGGCGAGGTCATCGTCATCCGCAACGAGGGCCCCGCGGGCGGCCCCGGCATGCGCGAGATGCTGGCCACCACCGCGGCGCTCTCGGGCCAGGGCATGGGCAAGAAGGTCGCGCTCATCACCGATGGCCGCTTCTCGGGGGCGACGCGGGGGTTCTGCGTTGGCCATGTGGGGCCCGAGGCGGCGCATGGCGGGCCCATCGCCCTGATCCGGAACGGCGACATGATCACCATCGACGCGGTGAAGGGCGAGCTTTCGGTGGCGCTGACCGACGAGGAACTGGGCGCGCGCAAATCCGACTGGGCCGGGGCGAAGGATACCATCTACGGCTCGGGCGCGCTTTGGAAATATGCCCAGCTCGTGGGCTCGACGCGCAAGGGCGCGGTCACGCATCCCGGCGCCAACGGCGAGAAGCATGACTACATGGATCTCTGA
- a CDS encoding DUF6478 family protein → MVPKPDSLIDRLLVRRLRDRIVRQADGRLPRPPAGATAVAMPLGSDWGWRPEVFCSPLPAPGTAPASSRTPIGAEVWLFHDCVSPELTLRQLRSTRAEDRAPFGLRVDVLRFEGSFLSLAIDLPQDAARGLRRKHLVRLDALFETEAPLGVFARLNVRHGPNVAQLVREVPPRAGPVAVDFDLAYTRLNENRVEKLWLDLIFERPRVTRITLRDVTLSRRPRAEV, encoded by the coding sequence ATGGTTCCGAAACCCGATTCCCTGATCGACCGCCTCCTGGTCCGCCGCCTACGCGACCGGATCGTCCGTCAAGCGGATGGCCGCCTCCCCCGACCGCCGGCCGGCGCGACTGCGGTGGCCATGCCGCTGGGGTCGGACTGGGGGTGGCGGCCGGAGGTCTTTTGCAGCCCGCTGCCGGCCCCGGGCACTGCACCAGCCAGCAGCCGCACGCCGATCGGGGCGGAGGTGTGGCTGTTCCACGACTGCGTTAGTCCAGAACTGACCCTGCGGCAGCTGCGCAGCACGCGCGCCGAGGACAGGGCGCCCTTCGGTCTCCGCGTCGATGTCTTGCGCTTCGAGGGCAGCTTTCTGTCCCTGGCGATCGATCTGCCGCAAGACGCGGCGCGCGGCCTGCGTCGTAAGCACCTGGTCCGTCTCGACGCCCTCTTCGAGACCGAGGCACCGCTTGGGGTCTTTGCGCGTCTGAACGTCAGGCACGGGCCGAATGTCGCGCAGCTCGTGCGCGAAGTGCCGCCCAGGGCCGGGCCGGTCGCGGTGGACTTCGACCTTGCCTACACCCGGTTGAACGAGAACCGAGTCGAAAAGCTGTGGCTCGATCTGATTTTCGAGCGGCCGCGGGTGACCCGGATCACGCTGCGCGACGTGACGCTCAGCCGCAGGCCAAGGGCCGAGGTCTGA